Proteins encoded by one window of Lathyrus oleraceus cultivar Zhongwan6 chromosome 1, CAAS_Psat_ZW6_1.0, whole genome shotgun sequence:
- the LOC127087232 gene encoding uncharacterized protein LOC127087232, which produces MTPYSILFNFPLISAIVAFFVAQSMKILTVLYKNKIFDPKQLIGCGGMPSSHSATVTALAMAIGLQEGFGGSAFATALILAIIVMYDATGVRFQAGQQAVVLNQIVVQLPAEHPLSYRIPLREVLGHTMPQVVAGGLLGILVAILGHVIAM; this is translated from the coding sequence ATGACGCCATATTCAATCCTCTTCAATTTCCCACTAATCTCCGCCATTGTTGCATTCTTCGTTGCTCAATCAATGAAAATACTAACCGTCTTGTACAAGAACAAAATATTTGATCCAAAACAACTCATCGGATGCGGCGGGATGCCATCTTCTCATTCAGCTACCGTGACTGCTCTCGCTATGGCGATTGGGCTTCAAGAAGGATTTGGAGGATCAGCTTTTGCTACTGCATTGATTCTAGCTATCATTGTCATGTATGATGCTACTGGTGTAAGATTTCAAGCGGGACAACAAGCTGTGGTTCTTAACCAAATTGTTGTTCAACTTCCGGCTGAACATCCTTTGTCTTATAGGATTCCGCTCCGTGAGGTTCTTGGACATACTATGCCTCAGGTTGTTGCTGGTGGGTTGCTTGGAATTTTAGTAGCGATTCTTGGTCATGTAATTGCTATGTAA
- the LOC127124215 gene encoding uncharacterized protein LOC127124215 isoform X3, which produces MGKDICHAGSNFRGGLQTLTSTVQRCTKVVPHRGVTLPGNRLFTQCLIKLLSASSLLSYPRRRKNRCYGENGNRSRREKENVEGGDGLLSWPAMNCCNLMKVLECSLWNCLLQLVVGVAFCL; this is translated from the exons ATGGGAAAG GACATATGTCACGCCGGGTCGAATTTCAGAGGAGGTTTGCAAACGCTAACGTCAACTGTGCAAAGATGCACAAAAGTAGTTCCACACAGAGGAGTCACCTTGCCAGGAAACCGACTTTTCACTCAATGTCTAATTAAATTGCTAAGTGCATCATCACTGCTTAGTTATCCAAGAAGAAGAAAAAACAGATGTTATGGTGAAAACGGAAACAGAAGTAGAAGAGAGAAAGAGAAT GTAGAAGGTGGCGATGGACTGTTGTCATGGCCTGCTATGAACTGCTGCAACTTGATGAAGGTCTTGGAATGCAGCCTGTGGAATTGTTTGCTACAACTTGTTGTTG GCGTAGCTTTTTGCTTATAA
- the LOC127124215 gene encoding uncharacterized protein LOC127124215 isoform X2, whose product MGKDICHAGSNFRGGLQTLTSTVQRCTKVVPHRGVTLPGNRLFTQCLIKLLSASSLLSYPRRRKNRCYGENGNRSRREKENVEGGDGLLSWPAMNCCNLMKVLECSLWNCLLQLVVGAMRSFLLISPSVASGSMRRTKMVARPWQLPPLHP is encoded by the exons ATGGGAAAG GACATATGTCACGCCGGGTCGAATTTCAGAGGAGGTTTGCAAACGCTAACGTCAACTGTGCAAAGATGCACAAAAGTAGTTCCACACAGAGGAGTCACCTTGCCAGGAAACCGACTTTTCACTCAATGTCTAATTAAATTGCTAAGTGCATCATCACTGCTTAGTTATCCAAGAAGAAGAAAAAACAGATGTTATGGTGAAAACGGAAACAGAAGTAGAAGAGAGAAAGAGAAT GTAGAAGGTGGCGATGGACTGTTGTCATGGCCTGCTATGAACTGCTGCAACTTGATGAAGGTCTTGGAATGCAGCCTGTGGAATTGTTTGCTACAACTTGTTGTTGGTGCCAT GCGTAGCTTTTTGCTTATAAGCCCATCCGTTGCCAGTGGATCAATGCGGAGGACCAAAATGGTAGCAAG GCCTTGGCAGCTTCCTCCTCTGCACCCATAA
- the LOC127124793 gene encoding SEED MATURATION PROTEIN 1, producing the protein MAKSKDDIKYGTAQARVSPDEAVRVVYKHGTPLEGGKISDSERVDLFSSAQNVSKSDQQQQSSDSNQSQLQRDDTGGGGGGDSTDFTTGAPCLPEKNKPPTLGHKF; encoded by the coding sequence ATGGCTAAAAGCAAAGATGATATAAAATATGGAACAGCACAAGCAAGAGTATCACCAGATGAAGCAGTGAGAGTAGTCTACAAGCATGGTACACCACTTGAAGGAGGAAAAATATCAGATTCTGAGAGAGTTGATTTGTTTTCAAGTGCACAAAATGTTTCAAAGAGTGACCAACAACAACAAAGCTCAGATTCTAATCAATCTCAGCTGCAACGTGATGATAcaggaggaggaggaggaggagaTTCTACTGATTTTACTACCGGAGCTCCTTGCTTGCCTGAAAAGAACAAACCTCCAACACTTGGCCataagttttga
- the LOC127124215 gene encoding uncharacterized protein LOC127124215 isoform X1 has translation MGKDICHAGSNFRGGLQTLTSTVQRCTKVVPHRGVTLPGNRLFTQCLIKLLSASSLLSYPRRRKNRCYGENGNRSRREKENVEGGDGLLSWPAMNCCNLMKVLECSLWNCLLQLVVGAMRSFLLISPSVASGSMRRTKMVARYGICITPLLLIEECTTDTDSFCSKCAYATNSLGEPISFSCFFFNLSICL, from the exons ATGGGAAAG GACATATGTCACGCCGGGTCGAATTTCAGAGGAGGTTTGCAAACGCTAACGTCAACTGTGCAAAGATGCACAAAAGTAGTTCCACACAGAGGAGTCACCTTGCCAGGAAACCGACTTTTCACTCAATGTCTAATTAAATTGCTAAGTGCATCATCACTGCTTAGTTATCCAAGAAGAAGAAAAAACAGATGTTATGGTGAAAACGGAAACAGAAGTAGAAGAGAGAAAGAGAAT GTAGAAGGTGGCGATGGACTGTTGTCATGGCCTGCTATGAACTGCTGCAACTTGATGAAGGTCTTGGAATGCAGCCTGTGGAATTGTTTGCTACAACTTGTTGTTGGTGCCAT GCGTAGCTTTTTGCTTATAAGCCCATCCGTTGCCAGTGGATCAATGCGGAGGACCAAAATGGTAGCAAGGTACGGTATCTGTATAACTCCTCTgttgcttatagaagaatgcaCCACCGATACTGATTCCTTTTGCAGCAAATGCGCTTATGCAACAAACTCGTTAGGTGAGCCAATCTCTTTCTCATGTTTCTTTTTCAACTTATCAATTTGTTTGTAG